One region of Fragaria vesca subsp. vesca linkage group LG4, FraVesHawaii_1.0, whole genome shotgun sequence genomic DNA includes:
- the LOC101295805 gene encoding tubulin-specific chaperone B-like has translation MAGDTIDELEEAPRELDEGVEMQHRSSDQGKKWEGDDVQVEGNEVHVDKDGEQRRVGDDDIPDNYMEDLCVNIKVGDRCQVEPGDKRGVVKFVGRAESLAPGFWVGVQYDEPLGKHDGMVKGTRYFNCPPLHGAVVRPDKIKVGDYPERDPFEEDEI, from the exons ATGGCGGGCGACACCATTGATGAGCTTGAAGAGGCCCCTAGAGAGCTTGACGAAGGCGTGGAGATGCAGCACCGGAGCTCTGATCAGGGAAAGAAATGGGAGGGGGACGATGTCCAAGTGGAAGGAAATGAGGTCCACGTTGATAAGGATGGCGAACAACGAAGGGTGGGAGATGATGAT ATACCAGATAATTACATGGAAGACCTCTGTGTGAATATCAAG GTAGGAGATAGATGTCAAGTTGAACCAGGGGATAAAAGAGGTGTTGTTAAATTTGTTGGCCGAGCAGAATCTTTGGCTCCTGGTTTCTGGGTTGGAGTTCAATATGATGAACCATTGGGAAAGCATGATGGCAT GGTGAAAGGAACTCGTTACTTCAATTGTCCCCCTCTTCACGGCGCAGTGGTTCGACCCGACAAAATCAAG GTCGGTGACTACCCAGAACGAGATCCTTTCGAGGAGGATGAAATTTAA
- the LOC101295218 gene encoding actin-related protein 2/3 complex subunit 4-like, translating to MANTLRLYLTCIRNTLDAAMCLQNFPCQEVERHNKPEVELKTSPELLLNSVLICRNEAEKCLIETSINSLRISLKVKQADELENILTKKFLRFLSMRAEAFQVLRRKPVQGYDISFLITNYHCEEMQKHKLIDFIVQFMEDIDKEISELKMSVNTRGRLVATEFLKQFI from the exons ATG GCAAACACTTTGAGATTGTACTTGACTTGTATACGCAACACTCTCGATGCTGCTATGTGCCTCCAG AATTTTCCTTGTCAAGAAGTTGAAAGGCATAACAAGCCAGAAGTTGAGTTAAA GACCAGCCCAGAACTTCTGCTAAATTCT GTTTTGATATGTCGAAATGAGGCTGAAAAATGCTTGATCGAGACATCTATTAATTCCCTTCGTATAAGCCTGAAG GTAAAGCAGGCTGATGAACTTGAAAACATACTAACTAAAAAGTTTCTTAGATTTTTGTCGATGAGGGCAGAAGCATTTCAGGTATTGAGAAGAAAGCCTGTACAG GGTTATGACATAAGCTTTCTTATAACAAATTATCACTGTGAAGAGATGCAGAAGCACAAGCTAATTGATTTTATTGTACAGTTTATGGAG GATATTGATAAAGAGATTAGTGAGTTAAAGATGTCAGTGAACACACGAGGCAGGCTGGTGGCTACTGAGTTTCTTAAACAATTTATCTAA